A single Chanos chanos chromosome 8, fChaCha1.1, whole genome shotgun sequence DNA region contains:
- the wdsub1 gene encoding WD repeat, SAM and U-box domain-containing protein 1 — protein MVSLICTLQDHRDDVNWCAFSGTLLATCSADKTIRVYSTRDFSELPFSPLSGHGYGVHCCCFSACGQYLASCSTDATTVVWSMDTGEIDAVLEHPGRSPVRVCAFSPGSSHLVSGASDGTLALWDFPTKTLRRTGAVPDTTLVACSFTPCGQYFVTGSTYGDLRLWDLNVNQLHAEKNAHDLGVTCCQFASQIMKDVDGRVVQFRLASCGQDSLLKVWTVSRRALAGWKMLLVHTLSGQSAPVLSCAFSADGQMLVSGSVDKTVTVYGANDGILLYTLNQHERYVTACAFSPTAPIIATGSMDKSVNIWRVEDGSNSAQGKSLPDEAASASSYEKARLPGHSRLMVCEWSEDDVSSWLREEGLDTLVDAFKANNIDGTELLSLSKESLISEMHIESVGLRSKVLRKIEELKSASVSTGVPEEYLCPITQDIMKDPVIAADGYSYEREAIESWINTKSRSSPMTNLPLQTTLLTPNRTLKMAICRWTNCH, from the exons ATGGTGTCTCTCATTTGCACCTTACAAGACCACCGGGACGATGTAAACTGGTGCGCGTTCTCCGGCACCTTGCTGGCTACGTGTTCGGCAGATAAGACCATTCGTGTGTATTCCACCCGAGACTTTTCCGAGCTGCCTTTCTCCCCGCTCTCTGGTCATGGCTACGGGGTCCACTGTTGCTGTTTCAGCGCTTGTGGTCAGTACCTTGCCTCGTGTTCCACAGACGCTACAACGGTTGTGTGGAGCATGGACACCGGGGAGATAGACGCCGTGTTGGAGCACCCAGGTAGAAGCCCCGTCAGAGTGTGCGCTTTCTCCCCGGGTTCCTCTCATTTGGTGTCTGGTGCGTCGGACGGTACTTTAGCTCTGTGGGATTTCCCCACAAAGACGTTACGCAG GACCGGGGCAGTACCTGACACTACCCTGGTGGCCTGCTCCTTTACTCCGTGTGGCCAGTATTTCGTCACAGGGTCGACATACGGAGACCTTCGGCTCTGGGACCTGAACGTGAACCAGCTCCATGCAGAGAAAAATGCCCATGACCTCGGGGTCACCTGCTGCCAGTTTGCTTCTCAGATCATGAAAG ATGTAGATGGGCGTGTGGTTCAGTTCCGTCTGGCCTCCTGTGGACAGGACAGCCTGTTAAAGGTTTGGACGGTTTCACGGCGGGCTTTGGCAG GCTGGAAGATGCTTTTGGTCCACACGCTCTCTGGTCAGTCAGCGCCCGTTCTCTCCTGTGCCTTCTCTGCCGACGGACAGATGCTTGTCTCTGG CTCTGTGGATAAAACCGTTACGGTGTACGGAGCT AACGATGGCATCCTTCTCTACACTCTGAACCAGCACGAGAG GTACGTGACAGCATGTGCCTTCTCCCCGACTGCTCCCATCATAGCGACCGGCTCCATGGACAAATCAGTCAACATATGGAGGGTGGAGGACGGCAGCAATAGTGCCCAGG GCAAATCTCTCcctg ATGAAGCCGCGTCCGCCTCCTCTTACGAGAAAG CCAGGTTGCCGGGCCATTCCAGACTGATGGTGTGCGAGTGGTCAGAGGATGACGTGTCTTCTTGGTTACGGGAGGAGGGACTTGACACGCTGGTGGACGCGTTTAAGGCCAACAACATCGACGGCACTGAACTCCTGTCTCTGAGCAAGGAGTCGCTCATCTCAGAGATGCACATCG AGTCAGTGGGTTTGCGGAGTAAAGTCCTGAGGAAGATCGAGGAGCTGAAATCGGCTTCGGTGTCCACGGGAGTCCCGGAAGAATACCTCTGTCCAATCACGCAGGATATCATGAAAGACCCCGTCATTGCTGCAG ATGGCTACTCGTACGAGCGGGAGGCCATCGAGAGCTGGATCAACACGAAGAGTCGTTCCAGTCCCATGACCAACCTGCCCCTGCAGACCACTCTGCTTACCCCCAACCGTACTCTCAAAATGGCCATCTGCCGATGGACCAACTGCCACTGA